A stretch of alpha proteobacterium HIMB59 DNA encodes these proteins:
- a CDS encoding ubiquinone/menaquinone biosynthesis methyltransferase (PFAM: ubiE/COQ5 methyltransferase family~TIGRFAM: ubiquinone/menaquinone biosynthesis methyltransferases), translating to MNDVMSFGIHRLWKKYYADLLISKYKKTEKILDIASGTGDIFQLLPFKNNLYAIDPIEQMHRVSQEKNANKNIKYQVGYVEKLPYKNNFFQIVSCTYGVRNYENRQQGFKEIFRCLKKNGYFLFMEFGLPKAHLIKKPYQAFLDYFLPLSGSIIAKDRHSYKYLADSIKAFPSPKEVQNELENIGFTHIETIDFLSGANNIYIVQKK from the coding sequence ATGAATGATGTCATGAGCTTTGGTATCCATCGACTCTGGAAAAAATATTATGCCGACTTATTAATCTCAAAATATAAAAAAACAGAAAAAATCTTAGATATTGCTAGTGGTACGGGTGATATTTTTCAATTACTTCCATTTAAAAACAATTTATATGCGATAGACCCGATCGAACAAATGCATCGAGTCTCTCAAGAAAAGAATGCTAATAAAAATATTAAATATCAAGTTGGGTATGTAGAAAAACTTCCCTACAAAAACAATTTTTTCCAAATTGTTTCTTGTACTTACGGTGTGCGTAATTATGAAAATAGACAACAAGGCTTCAAAGAGATTTTTCGATGTTTAAAAAAAAATGGATATTTTTTATTTATGGAATTCGGCTTACCTAAAGCCCATCTCATCAAAAAACCCTACCAAGCTTTTCTTGATTATTTTTTACCTTTGAGCGGGAGCATTATTGCCAAAGATCGTCATAGCTATAAATATCTTGCGGACAGCATTAAAGCCTTCCCCTCTCCAAAGGAAGTTCAAAATGAATTGGAAAACATAGGTTTTACACATATTGAAACTATTGATTTCCTTTCAGGCGCGAACAACATATATATAGTGCAGAAAAAATGA
- a CDS encoding formamidopyrimidine-DNA glycosylase Fpg (PFAM: Formamidopyrimidine-DNA glycosylase H2TH domain; Formamidopyrimidine-DNA glycosylase N-terminal domain~TIGRFAM: formamidopyrimidine-DNA glycosylase (fpg)), which translates to MPELPEVETTIRYLDSKVNGKKILSITTSKKKLRKNLHTTNLSVIEGSAIKSVDRRAKYIVLTLKPLKYLVIHLGMSGRLKFFHKKNYTNEKHDHVVMEFSQFNVVFNDPRRFGMFFMLEDDQELHNFFQHYGVDLLLDSINYENIYLIFQKKNVSLKQILLDQRVFVGIGNIYANEALFHSRLHPERKSNTLSKAEIKQLIRSCRHVLELSLKNGGSSINDYKSPDGTLGSFQNMFQVYQRTEVILKKKRYPVKKIVQNGRSTFFSPTLQK; encoded by the coding sequence ATGCCTGAGCTACCCGAAGTAGAAACTACAATAAGATATTTAGATTCAAAAGTTAATGGAAAAAAAATTTTATCCATTACAACATCTAAAAAAAAACTACGTAAAAACTTACATACAACAAACCTTTCAGTTATTGAAGGAAGTGCTATTAAATCTGTTGATCGAAGAGCAAAATATATTGTTCTTACTTTAAAACCTCTTAAGTATTTAGTGATTCATTTGGGAATGAGTGGTCGATTAAAATTTTTTCATAAAAAAAATTATACTAATGAAAAACATGATCATGTTGTCATGGAATTTTCTCAATTCAATGTTGTCTTTAATGACCCTAGACGTTTTGGAATGTTTTTTATGTTAGAAGATGATCAAGAGCTTCATAATTTTTTTCAACATTACGGAGTAGATCTATTGCTCGACTCCATTAACTATGAAAATATTTATCTTATATTTCAAAAAAAGAATGTTTCTTTGAAACAAATACTTTTAGATCAACGAGTCTTTGTAGGCATTGGCAATATTTATGCTAATGAGGCTTTATTTCATAGCCGACTTCACCCAGAGCGTAAGTCCAATACGTTGAGTAAAGCTGAAATCAAACAATTAATTCGCTCTTGTCGTCATGTTTTAGAACTTTCTTTAAAAAATGGAGGCTCATCCATTAATGATTATAAATCCCCTGATGGAACTTTGGGTAGTTTTCAAAATATGTTCCAGGTCTATCAGCGAACAGAAGTTATCTTGAAGAAAAAGCGCTACCCAGTAAAAAAAATAGTACAAAATGGACGTTCAACTTTTTTTTCTCCGACTTTACAAAAATAA
- a CDS encoding DNA/pantothenate metabolism flavoprotein (PFAM: DNA/pantothenate metabolism flavoprotein) has product MKTALITVGSTREYIDPVRYITNESSGQQGMALIKSLIKNNFKVICLHGYLQVKPIVSKKISYIFTPNAESMLKAAKKNKNVDLAIFNAAVADYRVENYQKQKIKRNKNLTLKLKNNPDILKTISNISSGPQITVGFAYETNDVKTNALKKLKKKNCDYLVLNYPISKNNIFNNNYNNGGIFNKKGHYHQIGNVTKTSFANQVLRHILKAENE; this is encoded by the coding sequence TTGAAAACTGCTCTTATAACTGTTGGTTCTACTCGTGAATATATCGATCCAGTTCGTTATATTACAAATGAGTCTTCTGGCCAACAAGGGATGGCGTTAATCAAAAGTCTGATTAAGAATAACTTCAAAGTAATTTGTCTTCATGGCTATCTTCAAGTAAAGCCCATCGTATCTAAAAAGATTTCATATATTTTTACGCCCAATGCAGAAAGTATGTTAAAAGCTGCCAAAAAAAATAAAAACGTTGATCTCGCCATCTTTAATGCAGCAGTAGCAGACTATCGAGTAGAAAATTATCAAAAACAAAAAATCAAAAGAAATAAAAACCTTACTTTAAAATTAAAAAATAACCCCGATATTCTCAAAACAATTAGCAATATCTCCTCTGGTCCTCAAATCACCGTGGGTTTTGCTTATGAAACAAATGACGTTAAAACCAATGCATTGAAAAAATTAAAAAAGAAAAACTGTGATTATCTTGTATTAAACTATCCCATCTCCAAAAATAATATTTTTAATAATAATTATAACAACGGAGGGATTTTCAATAAAAAAGGTCATTATCATCAAATAGGTAATGTGACTAAGACCTCCTTTGCTAATCAAGTCCTACGACATATATTAAAAGCAGAGAATGAGTAA
- a CDS encoding Flavoprotein (PFAM: Flavoprotein) produces MKILLIISSSVGCYKALDLIREFQKQSIDYEIIATKNTFEFISPLLLESISRKKVYSELFDLDMEKNIGHIQLARDNTHIVVYPATANLVSKFAQGFCDDLALTCMIAANKPIYIAPAMNKEMWANSLIQKNVQLLKDHGHHFIGPDDGSLACGEYGSGRLVDPSEILKQLS; encoded by the coding sequence ATGAAAATTTTATTAATAATCTCCAGCAGTGTTGGTTGCTATAAAGCACTAGATCTTATTCGAGAGTTTCAAAAGCAATCAATTGACTATGAAATTATTGCAACCAAGAATACTTTTGAATTTATTTCCCCATTATTACTTGAGTCGATCAGTCGAAAGAAAGTTTATAGCGAACTTTTTGATCTCGATATGGAAAAAAATATTGGACACATTCAATTAGCAAGAGACAATACACATATTGTTGTGTATCCAGCAACCGCTAACCTCGTCTCTAAATTTGCGCAAGGCTTCTGCGATGATCTCGCCTTAACTTGTATGATTGCTGCTAATAAACCTATATATATCGCTCCCGCTATGAACAAAGAAATGTGGGCCAACTCACTGATACAAAAAAATGTTCAGCTTTTAAAAGATCATGGCCATCATTTTATTGGCCCAGATGATGGCTCGCTTGCATGCGGTGAATACGGAAGTGGTCGTTTAGTTGATCCAAGTGAAATTTTAAAACAGCTCAGTTAA
- a CDS encoding SSU ribosomal protein S20P (PFAM: Ribosomal protein S20~TIGRFAM: ribosomal protein S20), with protein MPQHKSAKKRLRQSEKRKAVNKSVKSNVATQLKAIDKLIKDKKVEESMAKLKQVMSVLHKSTKKKIMHLNKASRTISKLQKDISAISK; from the coding sequence ATGCCACAACATAAATCTGCAAAAAAAAGATTACGTCAGTCTGAAAAACGCAAAGCCGTCAATAAGAGTGTAAAATCCAACGTTGCAACACAACTCAAAGCTATCGATAAGCTGATCAAAGATAAAAAAGTAGAAGAATCAATGGCAAAACTTAAGCAAGTGATGTCTGTATTACATAAATCTACTAAAAAGAAAATCATGCATTTGAATAAGGCATCAAGAACCATCTCTAAATTACAAAAAGACATCTCCGCAATTTCTAAATAA
- a CDS encoding DNA polymerase III, beta subunit (PFAM: DNA polymerase III beta subunit, C-terminal domain; DNA polymerase III beta subunit, N-terminal domain; DNA polymerase III beta subunit, central domain~TIGRFAM: DNA polymerase III, beta subunit), which produces MDFRVSREAFLRVLTHVSSIVDSRSTIPILSNIYLKCENNQIEIRSTDMDISIREFVSCDSTKNGEATVNSRILTDIIRKTKKNSIVKCKLEGNRLIINSDNSVFELNALSADEFPKFVPLDPTNSFELTIPQMKRLFNKTKFAISAEETRYYLNGIYFHTVANGSKTALRCVATDGHRLAKTELDLSNAVNISGIILPRKFILQLDRILGDFEGKVKMICTDTQVSLEADNFIIISKLIDGTFPDYEKVIPVSNDKLLQVEAEPFFNAIDRVSTVNQDKTPTVKLQFENNNIKIMATSTDSNKGDEEVAASYAAEALEILFNSKYILDLQDVIEGETMILELLNQSSPVIVKDPKDATSLYILMPMRI; this is translated from the coding sequence ATGGATTTCCGAGTTAGCCGTGAGGCCTTTTTAAGGGTTCTCACTCATGTCAGTTCTATTGTCGATAGTCGTTCGACTATTCCCATTCTCTCAAACATTTACTTAAAATGTGAAAATAATCAGATCGAAATCCGATCCACTGATATGGATATCTCCATTCGTGAATTTGTGTCTTGTGACTCTACTAAAAATGGAGAAGCAACTGTGAACTCACGTATTTTGACGGACATTATTCGAAAAACAAAAAAGAATTCGATCGTTAAATGTAAGTTAGAGGGCAATCGTTTAATTATTAACTCAGATAATTCTGTTTTTGAATTAAATGCCCTATCTGCTGATGAATTTCCTAAGTTTGTCCCTTTAGATCCAACGAATTCATTTGAGTTAACTATTCCTCAAATGAAAAGACTGTTCAATAAAACAAAGTTTGCTATTTCTGCAGAAGAGACAAGATATTATTTAAATGGAATTTACTTTCATACCGTCGCTAATGGCTCCAAAACAGCTCTTCGTTGTGTTGCAACAGATGGACATCGATTAGCTAAAACAGAATTAGACTTATCTAATGCTGTGAACATTTCAGGAATTATTCTGCCTAGAAAATTCATACTTCAATTAGATCGCATTTTGGGAGACTTTGAAGGAAAAGTAAAAATGATTTGTACTGATACTCAAGTTAGCCTCGAGGCTGATAATTTTATTATTATTAGTAAGTTAATTGATGGAACATTTCCTGATTATGAAAAAGTTATTCCTGTTTCCAATGATAAGCTTCTTCAAGTCGAAGCAGAACCTTTCTTTAATGCTATTGATCGTGTTTCTACCGTTAACCAAGACAAAACCCCAACAGTAAAATTGCAGTTTGAAAACAACAACATCAAGATCATGGCTACGAGCACCGATAGTAATAAAGGTGATGAAGAAGTAGCTGCGAGTTATGCGGCAGAAGCATTAGAGATACTGTTTAATTCAAAATATATTTTAGACTTACAAGATGTCATAGAGGGAGAGACCATGATTTTAGAATTGTTAAATCAGTCTTCCCCAGTGATCGTAAAAGATCCCAAAGATGCTACGAGCCTATACATTTTGATGCCAATGAGAATATAA
- a CDS encoding hypothetical protein (PFAM: domain; Bacterial dnaA protein~TIGRFAM: DnaA regulatory inactivator Hda; conserved hypothetical protein) → MTDDIDQEVNVSWSSITSELKKSLDKDTFQNWIKPIQFESLLDTSLTLSVPTRFLRDWIIKNYASVIKRAYLDQDITIHKLSILVKENNNRVIPGTEVVHQEKEEDGDDHYYDDISAPLDPQFTFDNFIVGKPNELAYAAAQRVAQSEVVSFNPLFLYGGVGLGKTHLMHAVAWNIKKRNPKKNVVYLTAEKFMYQFIKALRFKNIMSFKEQFRSVDVLMIDDVQFIIGKDNTQEEFFHTFNTLVDKKRQIIISADKSPADLEGLEDRLKSRLGWGLVADIHPLTYELRYGIIEAKAEQKNIKLTSDVLEFLANKITNNVREMEGALNRLAVHASLQESEITVDLVKDVLKDLLRTNSRKITIDEIQKKVVEHYNIKLSDMHSPRRSRSVARPRQVAMYLAKSITTRSLPEIGRKFGGRDHTTVIHAIKTIEEIMVNDPSLAEDIELLTRILQTS, encoded by the coding sequence GTGACAGATGATATTGATCAAGAGGTAAACGTTTCTTGGAGTTCTATTACATCCGAGTTAAAAAAATCTCTCGATAAAGATACTTTTCAAAACTGGATTAAACCTATTCAATTCGAGTCTCTTCTCGATACTTCTTTAACACTCTCCGTTCCCACTCGTTTCTTAAGAGATTGGATCATTAAGAATTACGCATCTGTGATCAAGCGTGCTTATCTTGATCAAGATATCACAATTCATAAGTTATCAATTCTGGTAAAAGAAAATAATAATCGTGTAATTCCTGGCACGGAGGTTGTCCATCAAGAAAAAGAAGAAGATGGAGATGATCACTATTATGATGATATTTCCGCACCGCTCGATCCACAGTTTACTTTTGATAATTTTATAGTCGGTAAACCTAATGAGCTTGCTTATGCTGCAGCACAGCGTGTAGCGCAATCTGAAGTCGTAAGTTTTAATCCACTATTTTTATATGGTGGTGTGGGCTTAGGTAAAACGCACTTAATGCATGCCGTTGCTTGGAATATTAAAAAAAGAAATCCTAAAAAGAATGTTGTGTATCTCACCGCAGAAAAATTTATGTATCAATTCATTAAAGCACTTCGCTTTAAGAATATAATGAGCTTTAAAGAACAATTTCGTTCTGTTGATGTGCTGATGATCGATGATGTTCAATTCATTATTGGCAAAGACAATACCCAAGAAGAATTTTTTCATACTTTCAACACATTAGTGGATAAGAAACGCCAAATTATTATTTCTGCAGATAAATCTCCTGCGGATTTAGAAGGTTTAGAAGATCGACTGAAATCAAGACTGGGTTGGGGCTTAGTAGCGGATATTCATCCTCTGACATATGAATTGAGATATGGAATTATTGAAGCGAAAGCCGAGCAAAAAAATATCAAACTGACTAGCGATGTTTTAGAATTTTTAGCAAACAAAATAACCAATAATGTTCGTGAGATGGAAGGGGCACTTAATCGCTTAGCTGTTCACGCTTCATTACAAGAGTCAGAAATTACCGTTGATTTAGTCAAAGATGTTCTAAAAGATTTACTGCGCACCAACTCTCGCAAAATCACTATTGATGAAATTCAAAAGAAAGTGGTCGAGCATTACAATATCAAATTATCAGATATGCATTCTCCTCGTAGATCTCGATCAGTCGCGAGACCTCGTCAAGTCGCGATGTATTTAGCAAAGTCGATTACGACTCGTTCACTTCCTGAAATTGGGAGAAAATTTGGCGGTAGAGACCATACTACCGTGATCCATGCGATCAAAACGATTGAAGAAATTATGGTAAATGATCCTAGTCTTGCAGAAGATATTGAACTTTTGACTAGAATATTGCAAACTTCCTAA
- a CDS encoding nucleotide-binding protein, SMC family (PFAM: RecF/RecN/SMC N terminal domain) yields the protein MAPPLKGIHLNNFRNFTQRQESFFNSHTLFKGRNAVGKTNLLEAISFLCPGTGFRKDTISNFSNQDHKESNVIMNYDFDHEELSNHLKIELTFQEERWSKQYFLNDKKIQQQQLLKIFQLFWFTETDKVFFIKDTQYQRNTINRIACYFEPSLFQLLNKFTKLRREKKKVLQTTQEKSWLESIDKQLIEIGEKIISYKRNFLNEFQEFLKNENNQFFQFEIQPSFGLEHQEDFLIKFKQDLSDENQWPKDHKLQSDHDPQKSIFEITHQGKKLSQLSSAQSKLLILSFLLHCAKFLNQQKITIFLIDEIFDNFDMINIEKVIQYCAENKFQTFFSTTDNFALQGVINNLEIKEIT from the coding sequence GTGGCCCCACCTTTAAAGGGTATTCACTTAAATAACTTTCGAAACTTTACCCAACGACAAGAGAGTTTTTTTAATAGCCACACGCTATTTAAAGGAAGAAATGCAGTTGGAAAAACTAATTTATTAGAGGCGATTAGTTTTTTATGTCCGGGAACTGGTTTTCGAAAAGATACCATTTCTAATTTTAGCAACCAAGATCATAAAGAAAGCAACGTAATTATGAATTATGATTTTGATCATGAAGAGTTATCTAATCACCTAAAAATCGAACTAACCTTTCAAGAGGAAAGATGGTCGAAGCAATATTTTTTAAATGATAAAAAAATACAACAACAACAATTACTAAAAATATTTCAGCTATTTTGGTTTACCGAAACAGATAAAGTTTTTTTTATCAAAGATACTCAATATCAAAGAAATACAATTAATCGTATTGCTTGTTATTTCGAGCCATCTTTATTTCAACTGCTCAATAAGTTTACAAAGTTGCGAAGAGAAAAGAAAAAGGTTCTTCAAACAACACAAGAAAAATCATGGCTGGAATCCATCGATAAACAGTTGATTGAAATAGGAGAGAAAATAATCTCTTACAAAAGAAATTTTTTAAATGAATTTCAAGAATTTTTAAAAAATGAAAATAACCAGTTTTTTCAGTTTGAAATTCAACCAAGCTTTGGATTGGAACATCAGGAGGATTTTTTAATAAAATTCAAACAAGACTTATCAGATGAGAATCAGTGGCCCAAAGACCATAAGTTGCAATCTGATCACGATCCTCAAAAATCAATATTTGAAATTACTCATCAAGGAAAAAAGTTATCGCAGTTATCATCAGCACAGTCGAAGTTATTGATTTTAAGCTTTTTGTTACACTGTGCAAAATTCTTAAATCAACAAAAGATTACAATCTTTTTAATAGATGAAATCTTTGATAACTTTGATATGATCAATATTGAAAAAGTTATTCAATACTGTGCAGAAAATAAATTTCAAACCTTTTTTTCAACCACTGATAACTTTGCACTCCAAGGGGTAATAAATAATTTAGAGATTAAAGAAATAACTTAA
- a CDS encoding deoxyuridine 5'-triphosphate nucleotidohydrolase Dut (PFAM: dUTPase~TIGRFAM: deoxyuridine 5'-triphosphate nucleotidohydrolase (dut)), translated as MSNFIEMKVRVADDSIELPAYETSSSAGMDLRAYLPDGSITLEPKQRVLVGTGLYFEIPEGFEVQIRPRSGLALKQGITVLNSPGTIDADYRGEIKVILINHGDEPFVIDHEMRIAQMVVAQYQRIEFKLVKELTGSKRGSGGFGSTGTQ; from the coding sequence ATGAGTAATTTTATTGAAATGAAAGTTAGAGTTGCCGATGACTCTATCGAACTGCCTGCTTATGAAACCAGTTCTAGTGCTGGAATGGATTTAAGGGCGTACTTGCCTGATGGGAGCATTACACTGGAGCCTAAACAAAGAGTGTTAGTGGGCACGGGTCTTTATTTTGAAATTCCAGAGGGTTTTGAAGTACAAATAAGGCCTCGCAGTGGTCTTGCTCTAAAACAGGGAATTACCGTTTTGAATAGTCCTGGCACTATTGATGCTGATTATCGTGGAGAAATTAAGGTCATCTTAATTAACCACGGAGATGAGCCTTTTGTCATCGATCATGAAATGCGAATTGCCCAAATGGTGGTAGCACAATACCAACGAATAGAATTTAAATTAGTAAAAGAACTGACTGGTTCTAAGAGAGGAAGTGGAGGATTTGGCTCAACCGGAACTCAGTGA